In the genome of Brachypodium distachyon strain Bd21 chromosome 3, Brachypodium_distachyon_v3.0, whole genome shotgun sequence, the window CGGCCAGCCTCCAGCTGCTAGAGGTAGTACTACAGGCTACAGCGATGTACATGCGCCTTCTTTAGAAAATCAGGGATTTCTCTCCTGGCTCCATTTTTTGCAAATGAAACCAACGGTGTATGTACACGCCTTCTCCCATCATTCCAAACAAAGTTATAAATCTCCTCCTTCGGCTATGTTATGTGCATGCACGTGTCCCTAACAAGTGCTTTCCACGTACAATCTGCCACCTGTATGTATGCCCACGCTCTCTTCAGGTTCATGCCGGTGCATATATGTTTttatctgcatgcatgcatgtttgtcGGTCGACGAGATCAGCATCTCGTTCCTGCAGAGATGTCCGTGCATGCACCTGGCGTACATATGCACCACTGCTTTGGGCGTACGTATGCATGCATACACGTGTGCTCGTTCATGGATGAACATTGCACGCGTCGGTCGTCGTCACATTGATTAGTTCTGCACGACTGGACGTACTGCAGGTATGAAACCGAGCCGCAGCCAACAAGAGCAGGCCGGCACCGGCATATCGCTGACGCTGACAAAGATCCCAATCTAACTAGCTTGCGGGAGATTGGAatatcatgcatatatatctTGTAAAAACAAGTCACTGTGCTCCTGGTATATTCGCAGCTCCGTTGCATGCCGTTCTTGTATATATGCATCGTTATTCGCGTGCCCggtttatatatatattaaccCGAGCCGGAGAAGTTTAAACCACAAGCCGGAGATTCGCTAGGGACGATCGACCGGGAGGGAATGTCGATCGAGCCATTGCTTCCCAACTACCGTGATCGATTGACGATCGACGACAAAAGATCCATGAAAGCACACGGAGATCTAGTTTTAGAACTTGGTCTCACCAGCCCGATCGACAATACATCCACACCTACATACACAACCAGGTCTGGAACAGTGGTTGCTGGACGGCTGAAGCAAGAATCTACGGACTACTTATAATTTGCATTATTCCTGTCCCGTGGCTCCCCTTTGTCTGACCCAGTTACTCACATGAATTAGTTTAAGAGGTTAAGAGCCGGGTCACAAAGTCTCCTCGTTAGATATGAGCTCACGAAGGCAAGCTGGTTCTGCATAATTTACACGGCGAATCATATCGTTCCGGCCATACCCAAATCTTGCTGATATTCGGCGTATCTGCACTTCAATCTGTAGCATCACGCTCCGAACAGGATGGCTCAACAGAGTTCCTAAAAGGAAAAGTTGTATGAGAAATCAAGCATGATACGATTGACTAACCATTAGGCCCAGATTGGAATGCTTTGGTTTTTTTATGGGAGGGGCTGATATTTAGTTCAACTCCTTCCAAAGTTGAACCAAATACCAACCCTGCCTCTAAAACGGCAACAATCCAAACAGACCCTTATAATCTGgacattgttttcttttctttttcatgtcTAGTTAGTGGTTCGTAGTTGACTGTTTTCGAGTTTGCCGACCATCGCAACATTTTAGACCGTTAGATCTTCATTCAGCGACCTAGGCTTCATCTCATTGCATGCATCCAGTTGATCTCTTCCCTCATTGCTATCGCtgctctcttctccttcctcgatTCGGGCAGCTGCCGAGCCTCTTCCCCCAACTATCATCCAGCACCCCCCGGCCCTCCGCCTTACACCAACGCACCCAACATCACCACTGATAACTctttgcccccccccccctcaccccccccccccccacacacacaataTTCGAGACAGCGACTGTGGCTCGGCCTTTTGGCtccgagagaaaaaaagatctTTTCCAAAAAGAAATAGCGTGAGTAAATCGTAGAATTTTTTTAGCGTGAGGAAAAGGAGCAATCGGTGCTTCTCAAAAGAATTTCTATTCATACCATTCCCGTCCACTTCTCTATGAGTAAACTAGGCCCTAAAAGAGTGGGCACTCATTCTATTACGGTACTACGAAGATCGATAAACTTGTTTTACCAGCCCGTGCTAAAACAGCGCTAACTACGATCATCGGTAAATGTGTTGGCGTTATAACGGGTGTTTCTCAAAAGAATTTCTATTCATATGATTTTCCACCAGTTCTCTGAATCAAATGGGCCCAAGAAGGGCGAACATTCATTCTACAGAAGACAGGTTTGTTGGCATGATAGAGGAATACCACCAGGCTGGCAGGGCTGGCTAACGAGCgtgctcggttcgttaagagttcggatcgttaagatcgttatcATTAGCGATACCATTGTTCGGTTTGGTTCATTAAGAGCTCGCGAGTGCTCGTTAAAAGCTCATTAAGATAAATAAATGGCATTttgatctaaattttttggTATGACCTATTTGCTTGGGATAAATTTTGTcatcaaacaaaatatatcagaAACTAAACATGGCTATAAAGATTGGAAACAacacagcaaaagagaaataatAGCACAGTTCTAACAGCAAAATAAGTTTCAGTAGCCACTCACAAGTGATGTATGAGAATAGCTCgttaacgagcttaacgagcgctcggCGAGCTTGTTCGTTAAGATCATTAAGCTTAACGATCTCAAAAGGAAGTTTGGTTTGGTCCTTTAGTTAACGAACCGATCccttaacgaaccgagtcAGTGAGCGTATGATAAGATTGTCGAACTTCGATCTTTTTGTCCAGGTCTACCACCAGGATTGTACCCTCTCCTTTCTAAATATCGGGCGAATAACTTTTTATTTACTGTCAAATTTTAAAAGGTTTGACCAATTTATGAAAAAATTACCATATACAGTATCAAACCAAGAtattataaaaatatatttcaaatGAATCTAATAATTTTCATTTGGCATTGTGGAAgttaatattttttgttataaaattggttaaattttttaaaaattgacAGTCAACCAAAGTTATGTGTCCTTTGTTTTTAGCGGAGAAAGTATATTACAATACGAATATGCGATATGCGACGTGGTACGACTTAATGGAGCCGTATGCGATATACGACGTCCTTGATCGGGCCGTTAGACCCGTACACAGGTGCCCACGGTGGACGCATTTACTTGCCGCACGCACCACGTACGCCCCTCATTGCGTATCACCACCCATCGACAGTTCGTTGTTGACAACCCGGTTGAACTCAGGCATATATACCCACCGGTGCTTGCTCCCGTCATAATTCATCGATTATACTCCGTACCTGATTTCTAACAAAACTCATTTCATCGGTCGTTGATTATCGAATGGAAAGATATATATTCTGGTTAACAGATTAAGGATTACTACAAAGCCGACTGCCTTTTTGTTCTCGACGTGGCATATGTCACACTGGATACGCCATCTGTTTAATAGGTTAGCCGCGTCGATGCGTTTCCAGTCAAGCGGTCAAAGTCAGATCTGCACGTACGTTGGTTCTGGACCGGCCAAAGTACTGGATTAAAGCACCTTCAtcggatatatatatatacgtgCATTTCACCACAGTCACCTTCTTGCGCACGTATTAAGCTTTGACGTGCCCTGGGGATAACAGTGTACAAAAAGGCCTTTTGCGTGCAACATTTGAAGTTGTGAACTCAGGAACCACACATATAGATGGGTACTCGCACAGGCGCTCCGTATGAAAGGTTTTGATCCGATATGGTTCAATTAGATCTTCCAATTTGTTCCACGTGGGAGTGTGGGGGTTAAAGTGAATGACGACGTTGTCCATTTTTTTCAAACTCGCAAAGGTTTGAGACACGACGATCCGCTGTCACCTGTGCTTTTTAATATTGTTGCGGATATGTTGGCCATTTTAATTGCTCGGGCCAAAGAGGATGGTCAAATTGGGGGCTTGGTTCCTCATTTAGTTGAGGGAGGTGTCTCTATCCTCCAAGCGGATGACACGATTATTTTCATGTAACACGACTTAGCGAAAGCCGTCAATATGAAACTAATCCTTTGTATTTTTGAACAATTGTCGGGtctaaaaataaattttcataaaagtgagatttttgttttggtaaAAAGCTAAAGATGATGAACATAGCAACAGGAGCCTCTTTGGTTGTGAATCTGGAACACTCCCATTTCGCTATCTGGAAATTCCCATTCACTATTGTACGCTCCTCAATAAAGAATGGAAATCGGTGAAGGATCGTTTTGAGAAAAAACTGGGTTGTTGGAAAGGGAAGTTGTTATCCTACGGTGATTGGTTTACCCTAATCAATTCGGTTCTGACTAGCATGCCCATGTTTATGTTATTCTTTCTTAAAATTCCAGTCGGGGTTCGTAAAAGATTGGATTTCTACAGATCCCGTTTCTTTTGGCAATCTGACGAGCATAAGCGCAAGTACAGACTGACCAAATGGAATATTATCTGTCGTCCCAAAGATTAAGGCGGACTCAGTGTGGAGCTTTTGGAGATTAAAAATAGATGTTTACTtagcaaatggttgtttaaaCTGCTTAACGAAGAAGGACCTGATCGGGGCCAATTGGACAAGATGGTTACATTTGTTTCAGCGTTTGATGATGGTTAACCTCTCGAACGAACCTGATAGCTTTGTGTGGAGTCTTACTCCCTCGGGCGTCTTTTCTGGGAAGTCTTTATACGCGGACTATATGGATGGGCAAACGGTCTTTCATCACAAATTTATATGGAAGTTAAAAATTCCATCGAAAGTCAAGATTTTTATGTGGTTCCTCGATCGCCAAGTTTTATTAACAAAAGATAATCTTGCGAAACGAAATTGGGAGGGGAGTTTAAATTATTGTTTTCGCGAGTCTGATGAGACTGCACAACATCTTTTTGTCTCTTGTCCCCTTGCACATATTATTTGGCGCATCATTTTTTATGTCTTTTATTTGCCTCAACCGACATCAATTTCCAATATGTCTGGCAATTGGCTTAatggtgtggaaaaaaaagattaaagCTCAAATTCGGATGGGAGTTTCAGCTTtctgttgggctatttggaacTGTAGAAATGATGTTATTTTTAATAGATCAAGAACTCctcattttttgcaggttatcttcAAAGTCACACACTGGATTCGTCTTTGGGCTTTACTGGTACCTGCGCACTAGCGGGCACCTTTGGATACTGGATGCAACCGGCTGGAGATGGTATCTCGGGATATCTTGAACCGGGCTGGCTGGCGGTGTTCTAGTCGTCTAGAGGCATAGAATCGCTATGTTTGCTTTACTTCGATGGCTTATCCTTGTATCCACGATCGCTGATCGGTGAATTTGATGACTTATTTCTTTaaaactttgcaataaaaatggttgtgtgcatctattaatgcagaggccgggaaTTTCtctccccttttcgaaaaaaaagatgggTACTCGcaccgtccacaaataagtgtacgtTTGAGTTTAAAATTTGCTCACAAAATAAtgtatttctcttttttaatGCACTTTAGgctatgaaaaaaaatatttatctcTCATTACACAGAAATCAAACCCAATAACTTTTTTTCATGCACTTAGCTCATTAGAGGTGGGAAAATTAACCAGAAAGATATGGTGGTTGGCATCTTTTTAATGCATTTTCTATctctttaaattttttttgaaattctcacatgtacacttatttgtgggcGGAGGAAGTAAGCGCTAACATTTTTGTAAGATAACCACATTTCATTCGTAAGTCACGAGTCACAACATTACAAACTCACAGGGAATTGATCGGACAGATCGAGAGCAGACACGTGTCATGGAACCTTGCGTTTTCTGGAACGTCATGTAAGCAGAAAGTAGATGCggtaccaattttttttggtggAATTAGTTTTCATATAGGCGAGTTTTCTGGCTCAAATCTGCAACATACATTGAATGATGGGATCTGTCCAATTGTTGACTGAACTTGCGTAGCATTAGCCCAAAGGTTAACCCGCTCGTTAAGATTTATCACTCTGATATGACTTCAGCAGTCGCTTTAGAGAAATCGATCTGCTCAACATGCACTAAACAACTGGCATGTTGCTCAGGTTATCAGAAGAGAATGAAAGGGATAAGAGACGGGAAAGCTGAGATAGGTATGTACTCCTACTATGTACACGTGAAATTTCTAGCATGGTCTgcttttttcttgaaagatacttCTTCTCTGTCCTGTGGTGGCGAACATAGCGCACTTCAGACATGGATCTTTTGACTGCCTAATTGGATTCTTTATGTGGATATAACgttttttccaaaaagtcaGATGATTGACCTCGCGAATTTGGATTCGCTCGCTCCTGCGCATTAAGTCGGCGCAACAGCTTTCGGACTTCGTTGAGCTCTGACAGCACATTAACGGCGTGGTTCTATCCCAGCAGCGCGACTCCGTCACCTGGCGCTGGACGACTTCGGGCGTTTATTTGGCGGCTTTGGCATACAAGGTGCAATTCCTCGAAgccttcttgctcttctccACCAACAAAATTTGGACGGCCCAAGCGGAGCTCAAATGCAAATTATTTGCTTGGACCGTTTTACACAGCAAGATTCTCACGGCGGACAACCTTGTGATTCGGCAATGGACCCACAACCCCATTTGCCAGCTTTGCAAAATTCTTTGCGATCGCCCACCTTTGCCGCGACTGCAGTTTCTCACGGGAGGTATGGAGGCTTATCCAGAGTTGGAGTCTTGGTTTGCCGGCCATCCTCCCTTCCTCTGGCTCGGTGAACGACTCATGGGAGGAGATTGCCTCGGGCAGGACGAAGCGCGAGAGGAGGGATCTCGGCGGCCAGCTTTTCTACACTTGGTGGGGGCTGTGGAAGGAGCGTAACAAGAAGCTTTTCCAGGCCAAGGCTTTGCCGCCTCTGCAAGTGGCCTACCTGGCCTGGGAGGAGTACCAGGGTAGGGTTTTGGTGTGCTCCTCGGAGCTGGAAGGATAGTTTCcgtcgggtttttttttctttccttttgtcCCCCCACCTCCAGGAGATCCGTCTCGGTAcagtgttttttcttttaatcGAATGACAGAGATCGACCGTCCttgccctaaaaaaaaagatgatttCACGCGAAGGAACGGCGCTGTGTTAGCCCGTTCATGGCTTTATTTAAAAATCCGAGCGTTATTGCCAACAAAAGTTGTCGATCGATGACCAAAATACAAGACCAAAACGAGGTTTTAGTACTAACCTGTAACCATGGACTAGCAAAACAAGCTATTCCCCCCTGGATGCAGTATGTCTGCTTGGCATTCATCGGCGGTCACCTATAGTCTCGGCTAAGCACACACGAATGACAAACTGCCGAGTTGGCAGTTTGGAGCTCAGGTAACTCTCGCCCTGATCCAGCGTGAACTTGCAAAGCCAACTGTAACTCCGGAAAGTAAGAGCAGTCCTATCGATGCTCCGTCAATGGCTATCACCAAAGTGAAACCAAACCAGGACCAGACAAATTAACCTGTCCATTTACTGCAAAACTGTTGGACCTGATAGTGCCAGTGTAGAATGTAGATCTCTGAATCCTTGGTACTGTTCCAACCCATACCATGTTGCATTAGCTGTGAGTATTTGGAAGCTTCTCCATGCAGTCCAAACTATGAGATGATGGACCACGGGGAAAAGTTTCAGATTAGACTAGTCTAGACCTTCAGAATGGTCTCCTGCTTTGTCAATATGTCTGTATCAATTCAATTCATGACCCCATTCTCCACCGGCGTTTGTTCGTTTGCTCCACTCTAGCTTCCTGGACCGTTCCCCATTTTGTCGCCCTCATAGTGAGTGCATCCTAAGCAGATGAATAAGCCGTGAATCCAATGGTGTTCAACATTTAACTTTTACTGAACACAACGGTAACATGAGGATTACACCCCGCATAGTACTATGCACTATCCAAATCAACTTACAAACATCAATTCTATTTACCACTTGACACAATTTAGCGATCAGGTGACAATCTTTGCACCGGAGACAAATTATGCCCTGTTTAACAGCTTACCAGACACCAATTTCCTATATAAAAACAAATCGGCTAAAAAGAAGTAGTACATGGAGCTAGAAATGGTGATCCAATCCAACTCATGAGATCTTCTGAGCAATGTGCTTATCAGCATATAGAAATACTGTACTATACTACTGCTATTGGTCTTGGTCCGGGGCAGTCCAGTATGTCTTGACAACGAGGAGGAGCTTCTCCCGGACGAGCGGGCCGTCTTCGTGGTCGACGATCTGGCTGTCCCATCTCATCCCGTCAGCGACACTCTTGACCTTCACCAGCATGTCCACGTCGTCTCTGATGATCACCGTGCCCTCAGGCCTCAGGATCCTGTCCATCTCCAAGAGTATGCTGTCCATCTCGCACCTAGCAAGCAGAGTTGCAAGTCAGATGCCGGTTGTGCTAACTGTCAGGCCACCTACCTCTCTCGGCGATACAAGGGAGTTTTTGGTGCAGTATTATGTTACCTGCTCTTGTACAGCGTGAACACTGAATCCGCGTGGACGAGATCGTAGGTCCGTGGGTAGGTGGATGCGCCCTCACACCTGCAGTGAATGCAACGAGATCAGAACCACAGCACCGACACACCGCTGTCAATCTTCACTGTGATAGTAGAAGGGACCATGTCCATGAATGTGTGAATGTGATGAGGCACAGTACGGAAGGACTCACCAGTCCTGGTAGCTTCCGATGAGCCCACGCTCGTAGATCACACCCAGTGTGCTGGAATTCCTAACCGTCGGGACCATGTTCATGACCCACAGCGGGTAAttcgccagcgccgccgcgaaACCACCGAGGCCGGCGTTCATGTCGAGCACGTTCCGGTACCGTCCTTTCTGCTCGAACTGGTTGATCACCGCCTTGTAATGGCGGACCCTCCTCTTCCACAGCTCGGTGTCCTGCTGGAACGCCTTGGCCGTCACGCCCTTGATGCTGCCCCTGGAGATCCTTGGCGGCACGGCGGTAAGCCTCTGTGGCCATTTCTTCACTGCGCCACCGGCAACCTCGTCCGCGTTGGACACTTCCGGGAGCGGCGTTACGCAGGCCTCCATCTTGTCATACCTACGTGCAAAGCAGATCAATTACATCAATTCAACTACTTCTTCCAAGGTGGTTTAACCGTAAGTTAATTACTCGATGTAGCTAGTGCTGGGATTACCATGCCGCGTCGGGATTTTTGTTGGAGCAGAAAGGAGGGGACTTGGCAGTCTTCCGGCGGGAGGTCTTGCAGCTGACGTGGTTCATGGGTTTCTGCCAGACGGCGATGTCTCCGgcctccttgatcttcttccaGCAAAGGCTCCGAGCAACAGCCTCGATGGCTTCCTGTTCGGCGTTCAGATCCTCCTTGCTTCTCTCCCACCCTTTCCAGTACTTCCTCCAGTTGATGGGTGGGCCGGACAGTACCCAGTACCCGCCGGGGCGCAGGACGCGGTCAACCTCGATCAGGTACAACCCATCTGCACAGCTCACAGTAGCACACGTATTCCTGATTGAGTGACCGGAAGCTTAAAAATGTGTTTGGCTGAAGAGAGCAGTGCGGGGCTGTATTGTAACCATAGAGGTGCCAGGGGATGAGGCAGCGGGAGCAGTGCGCCATGTCGAACGCGCGCGCCGGGTAGGTCAGGCGGTTGGACGCGAGGACGCCGATCATGGCGGGCACGCCGCGCTCCAGCGCGAACTGCACCTGCGCCTCGTGGGAGTCCCGCGGCGCGAAGGACATGGCCAGAATATCGCGGGACAGCAGGTACGCGCCCCAGCTCGCCACCTGCACGGGCACACGGGCCAGCCGACGCATCAGCACACATGAAAGACAGAAATCCCATTTCCATGCGACCACGGTTGGTTCTACggtcaaaactcaaaagtaGTAGTAGAATGGTCTTTGCTGTAGTACGAAATTACTAGtacttcagagttcagacagTAGGTCGACGATTGTACATGCAAGTGTGCAAGTAGTACTACATCAGTGTATGCACGTGAATGGCCGTATATTTTAGAGATACACGGGAAACATAGATTTGCTTGTTCAGGGGAAACTTCTATGCCAGATACTAGTAGGAGGTCATTGTTAACATTACTGAAAAGGGAACCCGATCTACTTCACGCTTGAACGGTGTCACTGTTGCAGACCTGGTGGTGGCGCCCATGATTGATTGATGGATTATGTCACTATGCATGCATTGAAAAAAGATCACCCAATGTTTGTCAACAGCTCTGTTAGCAGAGTTCCGGCTGAAAGTGAAGCTACAAGCAGATTTTCCATTTCACTTGTTCCATAATCCACATGTTTAGGTGTAAATTTTCACCAATTCAGCAAGATGCCAGACCGTATGAAATAGACCTGATAATACAGATATTGCTTAACTGAATAATGTGCTATGACTAATTGAATTCACTCATAATCTGCTCGACATTCGGCAGTTTCTACTCTGTAGTTATACTAACTCTGCCAGACCTGTTTGACCCCTGTCGGCCACTCGATTCTCCAACGGAAAATGTACCCAACATTTGTCGCAAGAACTAAGCTGGTGTGGAGCAATTCTTCTGTCCAATACTAGTAAAGCAGGGAGAGCTAAGCAAAGGCAAGCGGAAGAAACTGGGCGACTTACCCCGCAGCCGGTGTCGAGCGCGGTGCGGACGGAGCCGTCGCGGAGCGGGACGAGCTTGGCGATGTCGTCGATGTATGCGTCGGCGCCGTGCGGGAACATGGTCCCGCCGCCGGGGAAGCGGAGCTTGTCCCCGTCGACGCGGATCCAGTTCTGCACGGCCTTCTCGACGGTGAGCTCCTTGTGCGGCACGTTGGCGAACCACGCGACGTCGCGGCTGGCGGGCCACGGGAACGGGTTGCGGTAACCGTGGGGCGCCGGCACGAGGCACCGCAGCCGGTCACGCCCCGCGGGGGACGGGCAGTGCCGCTCCCGGTACACGAGCCGGTCCCGCGGGTACCGCAGCGACCGCTTGACGTCCTCGCACGGGGTGTACTCGGAGTACTTGGCCGGGCACGCCGGGTActgcctccgccgctgcggcgTCGAGGGCGCGGAGGatgaggtggtggtggtcgaGGCGGACGCGTGGTGTGCGGAGAAGTCGAGGGTGGAGGGGGTGAGTGTTGTGGTGGTGCAGGAGATGGCGGTGGCGATGGAGACGGCGCCGGAgggggaaggggaagaggagaagcCGCCGTGGTGCCAGGCGCCTAGGAGGTAGGAGGCGGAGCAGAggagcgcgacggcggcgagggggaggaagagggagcggcgggcggcggatgAGTGGGAGGGTGGGATGTGAAGCTTCGTGGCCGCCGAGCGGACCCCCATTGGCGCAGACTGCCTCGCTCTgcgcttctgctgctgctcctagCTCCCAGCCGGAGGAGTGTGCTGTCTTCTCTCTGGCTTGGACAGTGTCACTCAATGTGGGTCCGTCGCCTTGGAGCTTGCGGGTGTGCATGCCGCGTTTGATTTGCTCAACGGTGGGTGTTGGATACTCCTACTTGCTACAGTAAATCAGAGAGTTTATTACAGTACTTGCCGTCGAAAAGAAAGAGATGATTACGTGAGTAGTAAATTGACTCTAACCACGCCTGGTGCTTAGCgtcttgctttttttttcacacaTATATCTCTGACGTACCCCTACGTATGTGTAACTTTAAAGGTGTGGTGTACTTCCATGGATTTTCTATATTTTTCCGAAGAATGTTGAACCCGTGATGGCATTGGAGCTGCGTGCTCCCAACTGCTCATGCGATTACCATCTGCTCTGTTATTACTGTGTAATCCTTTGGTTTCATCCCGCGCAGGCCCGAGGGATGAGTTCACACATGGGCCGACCTCCTGACGTTGGACCGGACAGTGTGCATGCATTGTGCACTGCTGCGGTACGCATGGTACGAGTGTAGCAAGTAGTAGTAACTCTGGCAGTAGAgtagctgtcaaaaaaaaaaaacttggaagCACTGTAGAGTTAGATGAGTAGACCCACGTTAATCATTGGGCCAGTGCACAAGCAATGGCTAGTGCCTGGACATAGTCGAGAAAGCTAAATACAGACAATCTATAGAAGAAGTCAGTCGATTTAGTCACTCGCACGGGTCTGAGGGACTCACGGGAATCACCATGAGATGGATCCGTTTGTTCCCGCGAAAAGGGAGAAGGACATCTACCAGTTTTTAGAGCATGACGATATCGATCGTCCTCGTTCGTAGGTTGTTGATAGCAAGTGActaaaatttgtccaaatatgaatataaaAGCATCTagtagatacatttaatatttcgtcacttaatatgagacggggAGTACTTGATTCTGTTTGTGGTTCTGCTGAATTCAGCACAGCAGCAACAGTTGTGTTTAATAGAAGCGTTCGATCTTAAGTTAGCTTCTGGCGGTAACATGTGCCATCAATAACCGTAATTATTTTTCTGCCGGTGTTTCATGGTGACTGTATTGATTGGATGTGGATATATCTAAATTGCCTAGAGACTTAAATCTAAATTGATGAATCAGAATCATTTGATTAATATCTAGATGTCATTTTACTACCATTCATTTTTTCATGATCCGTTTCGAA includes:
- the LOC100843876 gene encoding probable methyltransferase PMT15, producing MGVRSAATKLHIPPSHSSAARRSLFLPLAAVALLCSASYLLGAWHHGGFSSSPSPSGAVSIATAISCTTTTLTPSTLDFSAHHASASTTTTSSSAPSTPQRRRQYPACPAKYSEYTPCEDVKRSLRYPRDRLVYRERHCPSPAGRDRLRCLVPAPHGYRNPFPWPASRDVAWFANVPHKELTVEKAVQNWIRVDGDKLRFPGGGTMFPHGADAYIDDIAKLVPLRDGSVRTALDTGCGVASWGAYLLSRDILAMSFAPRDSHEAQVQFALERGVPAMIGVLASNRLTYPARAFDMAHCSRCLIPWHLYDGLYLIEVDRVLRPGGYWVLSGPPINWRKYWKGWERSKEDLNAEQEAIEAVARSLCWKKIKEAGDIAVWQKPMNHVSCKTSRRKTAKSPPFCSNKNPDAAWYDKMEACVTPLPEVSNADEVAGGAVKKWPQRLTAVPPRISRGSIKGVTAKAFQQDTELWKRRVRHYKAVINQFEQKGRYRNVLDMNAGLGGFAAALANYPLWVMNMVPTVRNSSTLGVIYERGLIGSYQDWCEGASTYPRTYDLVHADSVFTLYKSRCEMDSILLEMDRILRPEGTVIIRDDVDMLVKVKSVADGMRWDSQIVDHEDGPLVREKLLLVVKTYWTAPDQDQ